One Gossypium hirsutum isolate 1008001.06 chromosome A11, Gossypium_hirsutum_v2.1, whole genome shotgun sequence genomic window carries:
- the LOC107890049 gene encoding presenilin-like protein At1g08700 yields MESSILESIGQEIIGVMSPVSLCMLLVVLLVYSLSDSNPFSSSSAPIRTAANLVYLENPSDTTAQKLEGALLNALVFVILIAIVTFVLVLLYYYNFTNFLKNYMRFSAFFVLGTMGGSIFLSIIQHFSIPIDSITCFLLLFNYTIVGVLSMFSGGMPIVLRQGYMVSLGIIVATWFTKLPEWTTWVLLVALALYDLVAVLAPGGPLKLLVELASSRDEELPALVYEARPTVSRNEGNPQSTLGLLVAGVSDSGSVELQAVSNNNVRRDGAENRRSPEYTAIQVRNLENVEGERNRDEGERSPLVGHSRERYSSDSNSSEYSTVIHNRESETSVDEEMSPLVDLLGMDNEREHERRDSVVASRGIKLGLGDFVFYSVLVGRAAMYDLMTVYACYLAIISGLGCTLILLSVCHRALPALPISITLGVIFYFLTRLLMEPFVVGMATNLMMF; encoded by the exons ATGGAGTCGAGCATCTTAGAATCAATCGGCCAAGAAATCATCGGCGTGATGTCCCCAGTCTCTCTTTGCATGCTCTTAGTTGTCCTTCTCGTTTACTCCCTCTCAGATTCCAACCCTTTCTCTTCTTCCTCTGCTCCCATCCGTACAGCTGCCAATCTCGTTTACCTCGAAAATCCCTCTGATACCACTGCTCAGAAACTGGAGGGAGCGTTGCTCAATGCCTTGGTCTTTGTTATCCTCATTGCCATCGTTACCTTTGTTCTTGTGCTGCTTTATTACTATAACTTCACTAATTTTTTGAAGAACTATATGAGGTTCTCGGCTTTTTTTGTTCTCG GTACAATGGGTGGTTCTATCTTTTTGTCAATAATTCAGCATTTCTCAATACCGATTGACTCAATTACGTGCTTTCTGCTGCTTTTCAATTATACCATTGTTGGGGTGTTATCCATGTTTTCTGGTGGGATGCCTATTGTTTTGAGACAGGGATATATGGTATCGCTGGGGATAATTGTGGCAACATGGTTTACCAAATTGCCGGAGTGGACTACATGGGTTTTGCTGGTTGCATTGGCTTTGTATGATTTGGTGGCAGTTTTGGCTCCTGGTGGCCCCCTTAAGTTGTTGGTGGAGTTGGCCTCAAGCCGTGATGAGGAATTACCAGCTTTGGTATATGAAGCTCGACCTACAGTTTCTCGCAATGAGGGAAATCCGCAGTCGACTTTGGGGCTTCTTGTTGCTGGGGTTTCAGATTCTGGGTCAGTTGAGTTGCAGGCTGTGTCAAATAATAATGTCCGCAGAGATGGGGCTGAAAATCGTAGGAGTCCTGAGTACACTGCTATCCAGGTTAGAAATTTGGAGAATGTGGAAGGTGAAAGAAATAGAGATGAAGGTGAGAGGTCGCCTTTGGTTGGTCATTCAAGAGAAAGATATTCATCAGATAGTAACTCATCAGAATATTCTACTGTCATTCACAATAGAGAATCCGAGACTTCTGTGGATGAGGAAATGTCTCCTCTTGTTGACCTGTTGGGGATGGACAATGAGAGAGAGCATGAAAGGAGGGATTCAGTGGTAGCAAGTAGAGGTATCAAGCTTGGTCTCGGAGActttgtgttttatagtgttcTGGTAGGCAGGGCAGCCATGTATGATCTTATGACTGTATATGCATGTTATCTTGCCATTATCTCAGGACTTGGGTGCACTCTTATTTTGTTATCTGTGTGCCACCGAGCACTGCCTGCCCTCCCAATATCCATTACATTGGGTGTCATTTTTTACTTCTTGACTCGATTGTTAATGGAACCTTTTGTTGTTGGAATGGCAACAAATTTAATGATGTTTTAG